Part of the Spinacia oleracea cultivar Varoflay chromosome 5, BTI_SOV_V1, whole genome shotgun sequence genome, ataatatgtcatgtaatttatgataggcttctatgggtagtatttgcgcctggcttggtaccgcttctatcgcagatccaacacatgccccggtcgaggtagtgccttcaacagatgaatttcgcccaagaggccaatcacgatgtaagccaagggggcatacaccaatgagagggacctaatgggcgagcgattgggtttgggacgggtgtactactagcgaaagtgccgagtggaaaacattcgaagcgtatgcacacctcggttggcgatgggtatccttagtccaaactccctgagggagccaagattcgttatgcggttctgtccgttcacattaatatgctgattttcaggtcatcccaacttgatggggaaataaacgcggggtaggatcgtttcacccttcggctattttgattacctacgagcacgagtatttccttcactatccccagtggagtcgccactatgagggggtcgaaaaagcacgaggctaatgcgtgacctcgtccctcgtgggtgtgacgtttctttttgtcaaatcaagtgtaattggatttcctgtgagtttacacccaattgactagtaatataggagtcgccattcagtttttaacgacaatgagaaaaactgacaaaacccggttatcgtgacataaagggagtgcaattatgtttgaccacgacggccataggttcccttgtgatccctggtgtggggatctctcaacatacacccgcaaggtagagattgagggttcgggggactgtaactaccgagaggagtactcgctcgtcgataactccagaggcaggatatccttactagctcagcataaataattgaagggacatgcgataactattaaactattctgagttgattttaacaatatgcaccatataatactagatcgatcgcgattatctaatttagattgttttaagggacctagcatgataatccaatttcccaaaatattatctttattaggagtgatagaacaatcagatttaattagtttaacagtttatataaagggcgaggaaaccaattaaatcatgcgaagggacatattacgacgcacccttgagaggtgtgtcacggttctcagaaaactaaccactttgactttgctatttctccttttatttaacgaatctcaagttacgggacaagatacgttctgttcgatttttggatcgattgcgacagaacgcgtgatcaatttcgcagcgtgaggcttgggcttaggggttggagtcaatactcagaatatgaattgtccgtgttcttttcacgtcgaatttggggctatatttatagaaaagagttcgtggaaagatagaattgtagagctctaatccaagaagaattaggagagaacacgtcccaggtattttcagcgcccagggctgggcgccgaagatttcggcgcccagagccaggcgttgaaaatagggtttgggccgttttctttgtcagatttggactcttagaatccggagtgtttgagacttattcgagtcttttagtgcgtattaactttacgacggaatgcgtctgggcccgttacgaactctaggctcgttaggattttaattaatacgtaactcttattttcgaatcatattaggaatagcattcctctcgcaatttctatctcatttaggatttatgttggagtgcaacacctaattctgacaggtttctatcttttatgacttgccacttataacaactacccattacgacagttactatttttagcaggtttccataaatagcaggtttctataaatagcaggtttcgggtgaaatgaaaagggtgattgagattcgttattttatacgagatgcgttgccaagtggagattttatgttctcatcatcgaaccttccctttcgggaatggggacaaaagtaggtgtctacaaattgGAGCATCGggctatgtgggccattaaaACATTGAATTTCGAACTTTCTTGTGCGGGTGAGCTGCGTTTACTTGACTTACATGAGCTTGAAGAGCTAAGAATGAATGCATATGATTCGGCAAGTATCTACAAGGCTCGTTCTAAGCAATATCACGACGCCCGTATTGAGAAAAGAGAGTTCAAAGAGGGAGAGAAAGCCCTCCTCTATAATTCTCGTTTGAAGTTATTCCCGGGTAAGCTCAAGTCCCGGTGGAGCGGCCCATTTGATGTTGTGAGAGTGTTCCCACATGGTGCGATTGAGATTCGGGGAGAAGATTCCGGCCCCTTCAAGGTTAATGGTCATATGCTCAAGCACTATTATACGGGTGACTCTCTTGGTTCGTTTGCTATCATTGACCTAAAGGACCCCACATgaattggggggggggggaccgTCAAGCTAGTGACGTTAAAGAAGCGCTT contains:
- the LOC130461695 gene encoding uncharacterized protein, coding for MNAYDSASIYKARSKQYHDARIEKREFKEGEKALLYNSRLKLFPGKLKSRWSGPFDVVRVFPHGAIEIRGEDSGPFKVNGHMLKHYYTGDSLGSFAIIDLKDPT